The following are encoded together in the Bradyrhizobium genosp. L genome:
- a CDS encoding GlxA family transcriptional regulator codes for MQQIGFIVFPEFQVMGFTAITAFEVANLIAGEPFYEVTLLSENGGPVRSSAGFNVETEAFGDRSFDTLFVGAGHELHPASPKLTGYIRRAMTASQRIAAPCIGAFSLAEAGLLDGRRVSTHWQFAAELQARFPKLKVEQDRIYIIDGPIWTSAGMTATIDLALAMVEHDLGIEVARSVARKLVVYHRRTGGQSQFSALLELEPKSDRVQNALHYAKAHLQSELSVEELAEVARLSPRQFSRAFRAETGQSPAKAIEQLRVEAARELIGDGRHSMDEIAGQTGFADRERMRRAFLRVLGQPPQTIRRHARAAAQAPA; via the coding sequence GTGCAGCAGATCGGCTTTATCGTCTTCCCGGAGTTCCAGGTGATGGGCTTCACCGCCATCACCGCCTTTGAGGTCGCCAACCTGATCGCTGGCGAGCCCTTCTATGAGGTCACGCTGCTGTCGGAAAATGGCGGCCCGGTGCGGTCGTCGGCCGGCTTCAATGTCGAAACGGAAGCCTTCGGCGATCGCAGCTTCGACACCTTGTTCGTCGGGGCCGGCCACGAGCTTCATCCGGCGTCACCCAAGTTGACCGGCTATATTCGCCGCGCCATGACGGCATCACAGCGGATCGCCGCGCCCTGTATCGGCGCCTTTTCATTGGCGGAAGCCGGCCTGCTCGATGGCCGGCGCGTCTCCACGCACTGGCAGTTCGCCGCCGAATTGCAGGCACGCTTTCCCAAACTCAAGGTCGAGCAGGACCGCATCTACATCATCGACGGACCGATCTGGACGTCGGCCGGCATGACCGCCACGATCGATCTGGCGCTGGCGATGGTCGAGCACGACCTCGGCATCGAGGTGGCCCGTTCGGTGGCGCGCAAGCTCGTCGTCTATCACCGCCGGACCGGTGGACAATCGCAGTTTTCCGCGCTGCTCGAGCTGGAGCCGAAATCCGACCGCGTCCAGAACGCGCTGCATTACGCCAAGGCACATCTGCAGAGCGAGCTGTCGGTGGAGGAACTGGCCGAGGTGGCGCGGCTGAGCCCGCGCCAGTTCAGCCGCGCCTTCCGCGCCGAGACCGGCCAGTCGCCGGCGAAGGCGATCGAGCAGCTCCGGGTCGAGGCGGCGCGCGAACTGATCGGCGACGGCCGCCATTCGATGGACGAGATTGCCGGCCAGACCGGATTTGCCGACCGCGAGCGGATGCGGCGGGCGTTTTTGCGGGTGCTGGGCCAGCCTCCGCAGACCATCCGCCGCCACGCCAGGGCGGCTGCGCAAGCACCGGCATAG
- a CDS encoding SDR family NAD(P)-dependent oxidoreductase — MTKSAKGTALVTGASSGIGAIYADRLARRGYDLILVARNRERLDGLAKRLSQETGRSIEIVAADLSKRADVSRIETVLRDNAGITMLVNNAGVGATAPLLASDVDKMSDLIALNVDALMRLTYAAVPGFVARGGGTVVNIASVVGVAPEILNGVYGGSKAFVVALTQSLQHELKDKNIRVQAVLPGATATEFWGIAGTPVEHLPGEIVMKAEDMVDASLAGLDQGEVMTVPALPDAADWQAYEAARQKLMPNLSHSKPAARYGVKAA, encoded by the coding sequence ATGACCAAGTCAGCCAAGGGAACGGCGCTCGTCACCGGCGCGTCGTCCGGAATCGGTGCCATCTACGCGGACCGGCTCGCACGGCGTGGCTACGATCTGATCCTCGTCGCACGCAACCGTGAGCGCCTCGACGGGCTCGCCAAGCGTCTTTCGCAGGAGACGGGCCGATCGATCGAGATCGTCGCCGCCGACCTCAGCAAGCGTGCAGATGTGTCGCGGATCGAGACCGTTCTGCGCGACAATGCCGGCATCACCATGCTCGTCAACAATGCCGGCGTCGGTGCGACCGCGCCGCTGCTCGCATCCGATGTCGACAAGATGAGCGACCTGATCGCGCTCAACGTCGATGCGCTGATGCGCCTGACCTATGCGGCGGTGCCCGGATTCGTCGCGCGCGGCGGCGGCACCGTCGTCAATATCGCCTCGGTCGTCGGCGTCGCGCCGGAGATCCTCAATGGTGTCTACGGTGGCAGCAAGGCCTTCGTCGTTGCACTGACGCAGTCCTTGCAGCACGAGCTGAAGGACAAGAACATCCGCGTCCAGGCGGTGCTGCCCGGTGCCACGGCAACCGAGTTCTGGGGCATCGCCGGGACACCGGTCGAGCATCTGCCGGGCGAGATCGTGATGAAGGCGGAAGACATGGTCGATGCTTCGCTGGCCGGTCTCGACCAGGGCGAAGTCATGACCGTGCCGGCGCTGCCGGATGCCGCGGACTGGCAGGCCTATGAAGCCGCCCGCCAGAAGCTGATGCCGAACCTGTCGCACAGCAAGCCTGCCGCGCGTTACGGGGTCAAGGCGGCCTGA
- a CDS encoding fused MFS/spermidine synthase, whose amino-acid sequence MSPENRVLVTAIFLASGAASLILQVLWFKQLQFVLGSATVSVSVTVASFFFGLSLGSVFGGRIADTVSRPLKVYGFLELALALVSLAVTAFLSHWSTWVGWLSPMLDLESPLRLPLMVALSLAILSLPTMLMGATLPFLVKYLTRTRTDLAHRIGLLYGFNTLGAAIGTLVVGFVLMGLWGITGSSLVAAALYVCVGAVALLLARSASPLVPVTVEVPAQTVGSGHGRTPVLIWIFACSGFVSIAYEVVWFRFLTNVSTSSVYAFSGMLGVYLLGLVIGALICAKVLAPRKDQLLRYFAVTQLLIAVAATLTVATLGKARTLQVALAPIVSSLVPLQAQELLGGDVSFFLTCAVALLLPTTLIGISFPLASELTVMQMSALGRRIGSLYALNTIGGVLGSLAAGFLLIPYLGSQWALTVLIALNVLLFVVTTVSQPDLLRERGLWRQGAIAASVIAASLLLITPHYLERVLTAIEGGNVLELQETRQATFAVVEYQDKAAGTYQQLVVNSKSYANNRPEGRRYMAAMGHYPILLHRGPVETAVVICIGTGTTVGAVSTHQELKSIDAVDLASTVFEVAPHFVPLNKQFYQNPKVHQIVADGRHFLLGTKQTFDAVTLEPPPPHDAGVINLYTEEFYALAKQRMRPGGVLAQWVPLDFNRGILPKMILKAMMGQFKHVSLWLPSRMEGVAIASDEPLNIDPRALAMRMSEPAVADDLTANGLRSPEDFLATFIAADEKLAAFVGDVPSLTDDRPRLEYYNWYPLSAISVDELKRLREPVELYLADGSIDEARLDTARTVANAILDEHKASADGDTSAARAALRVAVKLEPDNSYVGFLDRKLRE is encoded by the coding sequence ATGAGCCCCGAGAACAGGGTTCTGGTCACCGCGATCTTTTTGGCGTCGGGCGCGGCATCCCTGATCCTTCAGGTGCTCTGGTTCAAGCAACTGCAATTCGTGCTGGGAAGCGCGACGGTTTCCGTCAGCGTCACGGTGGCAAGCTTCTTCTTCGGTCTTTCGCTGGGCAGCGTTTTCGGCGGCCGGATCGCCGACACGGTCAGCCGCCCGCTGAAGGTTTACGGATTTCTCGAGCTCGCCCTCGCACTGGTTTCCTTGGCGGTGACCGCGTTTCTGTCGCATTGGTCGACATGGGTGGGCTGGCTGTCACCGATGCTGGACCTGGAGTCGCCGCTGCGGTTGCCCCTCATGGTCGCGCTGTCACTCGCCATCCTGTCGCTGCCGACGATGCTGATGGGCGCGACCCTGCCGTTCCTGGTGAAATACCTGACCCGCACGCGAACCGACCTCGCCCATCGGATCGGTCTGCTCTACGGGTTCAACACCCTCGGCGCCGCCATCGGCACCCTCGTCGTCGGCTTTGTCCTGATGGGCCTTTGGGGAATCACGGGATCCAGCCTGGTTGCGGCCGCCCTGTATGTCTGCGTCGGCGCCGTAGCCCTGCTCCTTGCGCGCAGCGCAAGCCCGCTGGTGCCGGTCACGGTAGAAGTGCCGGCGCAAACCGTCGGGTCTGGGCATGGCAGGACGCCCGTCCTGATCTGGATCTTCGCGTGCTCGGGTTTCGTGTCGATCGCCTATGAGGTGGTTTGGTTTCGCTTCCTGACCAATGTCAGCACCTCGAGCGTTTACGCGTTCTCCGGCATGCTCGGCGTCTACCTGCTAGGGCTGGTGATCGGCGCGCTGATCTGCGCCAAGGTGCTGGCGCCCCGCAAGGATCAGTTGCTGCGATACTTCGCCGTCACGCAGCTCTTGATCGCGGTTGCGGCCACGCTGACGGTCGCAACGCTCGGCAAGGCGCGGACCTTGCAGGTCGCGTTGGCTCCTATCGTATCGAGCCTGGTTCCGCTCCAGGCGCAGGAGCTTCTGGGCGGTGATGTCTCATTCTTCCTCACCTGCGCCGTTGCCCTGCTGCTGCCGACCACGCTGATCGGCATCAGCTTTCCCCTGGCCAGCGAACTGACCGTGATGCAGATGAGCGCGCTCGGCCGCAGGATCGGCTCGCTCTACGCCCTGAATACGATTGGCGGCGTGCTGGGCTCGCTGGCGGCGGGCTTCCTTCTGATCCCCTATCTCGGCAGCCAGTGGGCGCTCACCGTCCTGATTGCTCTCAACGTGCTGCTCTTTGTCGTGACGACCGTGTCGCAACCGGACCTCCTGCGAGAGCGGGGCCTGTGGCGGCAAGGAGCGATCGCCGCAAGCGTCATCGCGGCGTCGCTCCTGCTCATCACGCCGCACTATCTGGAACGGGTCCTGACCGCGATCGAAGGCGGCAATGTCCTCGAGTTGCAGGAAACCCGGCAAGCCACATTTGCGGTGGTCGAGTATCAGGACAAGGCGGCAGGGACCTATCAGCAGTTGGTGGTGAATTCGAAAAGCTATGCCAACAACCGTCCCGAGGGCAGGCGCTACATGGCCGCGATGGGGCACTATCCCATTCTCCTGCATCGGGGCCCGGTCGAAACGGCCGTCGTGATCTGCATCGGGACCGGCACCACGGTGGGTGCGGTCAGCACCCATCAGGAACTAAAATCCATCGACGCGGTCGATCTGGCCTCGACGGTTTTCGAGGTCGCGCCGCATTTCGTGCCGCTCAACAAGCAATTCTATCAGAATCCGAAAGTCCATCAGATCGTCGCGGACGGGCGTCACTTTCTGCTGGGGACCAAGCAGACATTTGACGCCGTCACCCTCGAGCCCCCGCCGCCCCATGACGCCGGCGTCATCAACCTCTATACGGAGGAATTCTACGCGCTGGCAAAGCAGAGGATGCGCCCCGGCGGCGTTCTCGCGCAATGGGTGCCGCTGGATTTCAACCGCGGCATTCTTCCGAAGATGATCCTCAAGGCCATGATGGGCCAGTTCAAGCATGTCTCGCTGTGGCTGCCGTCCCGAATGGAAGGGGTGGCCATCGCCTCCGATGAGCCGTTGAACATCGATCCTCGCGCGCTCGCCATGCGCATGTCCGAGCCCGCGGTGGCCGACGACCTGACGGCAAACGGCTTGCGCTCGCCGGAGGATTTTCTGGCGACATTCATCGCCGCTGACGAAAAACTCGCGGCCTTCGTCGGGGACGTGCCGAGCCTCACGGATGATCGGCCGCGCCTCGAATATTATAACTGGTATCCGCTGAGTGCGATCAGCGTCGACGAATTGAAGCGCCTTCGCGAGCCCGTCGAACTCTATCTTGCCGACGGATCGATCGATGAGGCCCGTCTCGATACCGCGCGCACGGTGGCCAACGCGATACTGGATGAGCACAAGGCCAGTGCCGACGGCGACACGTCCGCCGCGCGTGCAGCGCTTCGCGTCGCCGTCAAGCTGGAGCCGGATAATTCCTATGTCGGCTTCCTGGACCGCAAGCTGCGCGAGTGA
- a CDS encoding ROK family protein — protein sequence MNDQPEPLRRASSVARGSNRGRLVEVLRRQGPLPRVELARSTGLSFPAISAITSKLIAEDVLREAETETGAPTPWPDDTDDEDPDQLNGRRRGRPAVLLTLNPEFGRVIAVSVRMNLIETLIADFSGSDLAQSRLELTTRALDAKALCDLVIAQIDAMLATTDTPRHRLLGIGIALQGIVNADTGRHLWSPALSITDVDLAKPIRDAFGVEVVMANDAVAVALALAASEPILAEGLAATIMVGHGVGMGVILDGEARWGAGAGSEIGHVKLALNGPQCRCGQRGCIEAYLADYALYRDARTFLDLPPAVSQQPSEAQMALLRERALGGDPRLAHLFRIAGRALAEAVAATISVLRPHHLILAGPGLQAFDMMRAAYEERLEQAVLPWLLKSTTIYVRPSESATIVDGMVLRTLRVVDRNHMETTD from the coding sequence ATGAATGACCAGCCCGAGCCGCTGCGACGTGCTTCGAGCGTGGCCCGCGGATCGAACCGCGGCCGCCTTGTCGAGGTCTTGCGGCGCCAGGGGCCATTGCCGCGCGTGGAGCTCGCACGCAGCACGGGGCTGAGCTTCCCGGCGATTTCCGCCATCACGTCGAAACTGATCGCGGAAGACGTGCTGCGCGAAGCCGAGACCGAGACCGGGGCGCCGACACCCTGGCCTGACGACACCGACGACGAGGATCCGGACCAGCTCAACGGCCGTCGCCGTGGCCGGCCGGCGGTGCTGCTGACGCTCAATCCCGAATTTGGCCGCGTCATCGCGGTCTCGGTGCGCATGAACCTGATCGAGACGCTGATCGCCGATTTCAGCGGCTCCGATCTGGCACAATCGCGGCTCGAGCTCACGACGCGCGCGCTCGATGCAAAGGCGTTGTGCGATCTCGTGATCGCGCAGATCGATGCCATGCTGGCGACGACGGACACGCCGCGCCATCGGCTCTTGGGAATCGGGATCGCGCTGCAGGGCATCGTGAACGCCGACACCGGCCGGCATCTGTGGAGCCCGGCGCTGTCGATCACCGATGTCGATCTGGCCAAGCCGATCCGCGACGCATTCGGGGTCGAGGTGGTGATGGCGAACGACGCGGTCGCCGTTGCGCTGGCCCTCGCCGCGTCCGAGCCGATCCTGGCGGAAGGCCTCGCGGCCACCATCATGGTCGGCCACGGCGTCGGCATGGGCGTCATTCTCGACGGCGAAGCGCGCTGGGGCGCCGGCGCCGGCAGCGAGATCGGCCACGTCAAGCTGGCGCTGAACGGTCCGCAATGCCGCTGCGGCCAGCGCGGCTGCATCGAGGCCTATCTCGCCGACTATGCGCTTTACCGCGACGCCCGCACCTTTCTCGACCTGCCGCCGGCCGTATCGCAGCAACCGTCCGAGGCGCAGATGGCGCTGTTGCGCGAGCGCGCGCTGGGCGGCGATCCGCGTCTTGCGCACCTGTTCCGGATCGCCGGCCGCGCGCTGGCTGAGGCGGTCGCCGCAACGATATCGGTGCTGCGCCCGCATCATCTGATCCTGGCGGGCCCGGGCCTGCAGGCATTCGACATGATGCGCGCAGCCTATGAGGAGCGGCTCGAACAGGCGGTGTTGCCGTGGCTGCTCAAGTCCACGACGATCTATGTGCGTCCAAGCGAGTCGGCGACCATCGTCGACGGCATGGTGCTGCGGACGCTGCGGGTCGTGGACCGAAACCACATGGAGACGACCGACTAA
- a CDS encoding alpha/beta fold hydrolase, giving the protein MEHLTIRANGAAFHVARSGSGRPLLLLHGWPEFWLTWEPVMTRLADRFTLIAPDLRGFGDSDKPDGPYGPDQHADDMLALLDSLGIDKAGVVGHDVGGAVIQPLARKAPERIAGLFMFDFVYPGIGPRMAAPDRLNHIWYQSFHQMEMAPALVGASRDSCRTYIGHFLRNWAHRKTAFEDVLEDFADNFFKPGNLAGGFAHYRASHAGRVKMMHGEAPQLTPIAVPTCIRWAEHDPLFPYAWTDRLGETFSNLDLKMFGDVGHFPHREDPDRAAAEIAGFFARINWK; this is encoded by the coding sequence ATGGAGCATCTCACGATTCGAGCCAATGGCGCGGCGTTCCACGTCGCGCGGTCCGGGAGCGGCCGGCCGCTCCTGCTGCTGCATGGCTGGCCGGAATTCTGGCTGACCTGGGAGCCGGTGATGACCCGGCTGGCCGACCGCTTCACCCTGATCGCGCCCGACCTGCGCGGCTTCGGCGACAGCGACAAGCCCGACGGTCCCTACGGCCCCGATCAGCATGCCGACGATATGCTGGCGCTGCTGGACTCGCTCGGCATCGACAAAGCGGGCGTCGTCGGTCACGACGTCGGCGGCGCGGTGATCCAGCCGCTCGCCCGCAAGGCGCCCGAGCGCATCGCCGGCCTGTTCATGTTCGATTTCGTCTATCCCGGGATCGGTCCGCGCATGGCCGCGCCCGACCGGCTGAATCACATCTGGTACCAGTCGTTCCACCAGATGGAGATGGCACCGGCGCTGGTCGGGGCGAGCCGCGACAGCTGCCGAACTTACATTGGACATTTCCTGCGCAATTGGGCGCATCGCAAGACTGCGTTCGAAGACGTGCTCGAGGATTTCGCCGACAACTTCTTCAAGCCCGGCAACCTCGCCGGCGGCTTTGCACATTACCGCGCCTCGCATGCCGGGCGCGTCAAGATGATGCATGGCGAGGCGCCGCAGCTCACGCCGATTGCGGTGCCGACCTGCATCCGCTGGGCCGAGCACGATCCCTTGTTTCCCTATGCCTGGACCGACCGACTCGGTGAGACCTTCAGCAATCTCGACCTGAAGATGTTCGGCGATGTCGGGCATTTCCCGCACCGCGAGGATCCCGACCGCGCCGCCGCCGAGATCGCTGGGTTTTTCGCGCGAATCAACTGGAAATAG
- a CDS encoding ROK family protein: MAEDTGLTTGIAHHGAARLPSVDIDSFNIELKDDEGFLGDRASKGAFRKILDRWRKPLRKSGEDPFGDEPSDKISKKKLDDMLVGDDTEASAVVHSAIEEFAQELAYVTRRFLNTKAWAKTERIVVGGGFRDSRLGELAIARTEIILKSEDFKIDLVPIRFHPDDAGLIGTLHLAPSWIFEAHDGVLAVDIGGTNIRCGIVETRWKKAPDLSKATVWKSELWRHADDEPTREGAVKRLVKMLKDLIAAAEAEGLKLAPFIGIACPGVIKEDGGIEKGAQNLPGNWESSKFNLPASLVEAIPEIGGHDTAIVMHNDGVTQGLAEVPFMQDVERWGVLTIGTGLGNARYTNRKKDNGKDEKKQKDDSDGEKAEKKAKKAKKADA, from the coding sequence ATGGCTGAAGACACAGGGCTGACCACGGGCATCGCGCACCACGGTGCCGCGCGGCTGCCATCGGTCGACATCGACAGTTTCAACATCGAGCTGAAGGACGACGAGGGTTTTCTCGGCGACCGCGCCTCGAAAGGCGCGTTCCGGAAGATTCTCGACCGCTGGCGCAAGCCGCTGCGCAAATCCGGCGAGGATCCGTTCGGTGACGAGCCGTCGGACAAGATCAGCAAGAAGAAGCTCGACGACATGCTGGTCGGCGATGACACCGAGGCCTCCGCCGTCGTGCACAGTGCGATCGAGGAGTTCGCCCAGGAGCTCGCTTATGTGACGCGGCGCTTCCTCAACACCAAGGCCTGGGCCAAGACCGAGCGCATCGTGGTCGGCGGCGGCTTTCGCGACAGCCGGCTCGGCGAGCTCGCCATCGCGCGGACCGAGATCATCTTGAAATCCGAGGATTTCAAGATCGATCTGGTGCCGATCCGCTTTCACCCCGATGACGCCGGCCTGATCGGCACGCTGCACCTGGCGCCGTCGTGGATATTCGAGGCGCATGACGGTGTGCTGGCGGTCGATATCGGCGGCACCAATATCCGCTGCGGCATCGTGGAGACGCGCTGGAAGAAGGCGCCCGATCTTTCCAAGGCGACGGTCTGGAAATCCGAGCTGTGGCGGCACGCCGACGACGAGCCGACGCGCGAAGGCGCGGTGAAGCGGCTGGTCAAGATGCTCAAGGACCTGATTGCCGCCGCGGAGGCAGAGGGCCTGAAGCTCGCGCCGTTCATCGGCATCGCCTGTCCCGGGGTCATCAAGGAGGACGGCGGGATCGAGAAGGGCGCGCAGAATTTGCCGGGCAACTGGGAGAGCAGCAAATTCAATCTGCCGGCGAGCCTGGTCGAGGCGATCCCGGAGATCGGCGGTCATGACACCGCGATCGTGATGCACAATGACGGCGTGACGCAGGGGCTCGCCGAAGTTCCCTTCATGCAGGATGTCGAGCGCTGGGGCGTGCTGACGATCGGGACCGGTCTCGGCAACGCCCGCTACACCAATCGCAAGAAAGACAACGGCAAGGACGAGAAGAAACAGAAGGACGACAGCGACGGCGAAAAGGCCGAGAAAAAAGCCAAAAAGGCCAAGAAAGCCGACGCCTGA
- a CDS encoding sugar-binding protein yields MKKLVVPLLASAAALVMATGVAQAQQKKTIALVTNVAADFWTIAGRGLEKAQKEHPDYNIELIVTNEGTAAGQRRELDDLLVRGVAGISISVDDAPHATEELNKVAAKTVLITTDSDAPQSNRLAYIGTDNVAAGRQAGEEIKKALPNGGKIALFVGTMDADNARERVQGIKEAISGTKVELVDVFTDQVDFAKAKANMENVLVKYPDIALMSGLWSYETPLIYDAVKSAGKAGKVKIVGFDEDQRTLRGVSDGTIESTVVQQPYEFGYLSATNIIKTLGGDKSWIPKDSKLIVPTKVINKTNVAEFTANLKDLLKK; encoded by the coding sequence ATGAAGAAATTGGTCGTGCCGTTGCTGGCGAGCGCGGCCGCGCTCGTGATGGCCACGGGAGTGGCGCAGGCACAGCAGAAGAAGACCATCGCGCTGGTAACCAATGTTGCGGCCGATTTCTGGACCATTGCCGGCCGTGGGCTCGAGAAGGCGCAGAAAGAGCACCCAGACTACAATATCGAGTTGATCGTGACCAATGAAGGCACCGCGGCAGGCCAGCGGCGCGAGTTGGACGACCTCCTGGTGCGCGGCGTCGCCGGCATCTCCATCTCCGTGGACGATGCGCCGCACGCAACCGAAGAACTCAACAAGGTTGCGGCCAAGACCGTGTTGATCACGACGGACAGCGACGCGCCGCAGAGCAACCGGCTCGCCTATATCGGCACCGACAACGTCGCGGCGGGCCGACAGGCCGGCGAGGAGATCAAGAAGGCGCTCCCGAACGGCGGCAAGATCGCGTTGTTCGTCGGAACCATGGACGCCGACAACGCGCGCGAGCGCGTGCAGGGTATCAAGGAAGCGATATCAGGCACCAAGGTCGAGCTGGTCGACGTGTTCACCGACCAGGTCGACTTCGCCAAGGCCAAGGCGAACATGGAGAACGTGCTCGTCAAATATCCCGACATCGCGCTGATGTCCGGCCTGTGGAGCTACGAGACGCCGCTGATCTACGACGCGGTGAAGTCGGCGGGCAAGGCCGGCAAGGTCAAGATCGTCGGCTTCGACGAGGATCAGCGGACGCTGCGCGGCGTGTCCGACGGCACGATCGAATCGACGGTCGTGCAGCAGCCCTACGAGTTCGGCTACCTGTCCGCCACCAACATCATCAAGACGCTGGGCGGCGACAAGTCCTGGATTCCGAAGGACAGCAAGCTGATCGTGCCCACCAAAGTGATCAACAAGACCAACGTCGCGGAGTTCACGGCAAATCTCAAGGACCTGCTGAAGAAGTGA
- a CDS encoding SDR family NAD(P)-dependent oxidoreductase yields MQGAIYPSLKDRTVLVTGGGSGIGEAIVRQFIGQGARVGFIDVDEKASRQLVAELPAGAGAHFEHADLRDIAALRRAVAGIREALGPITILVNNAARDDRHAIEDVTPEFWDERIATNLKHQFFCAQAVAPDMVKAGGGAIVNMGSVSWVIGQGNMPCYTTAKSAIQGLTRGLARDLGPHNIRVNSILPGWIMTQRQQDKWLTPEGVAELMQRQCLKRKLMPDEVARVVLFFSSDDSGACTNQSYIVDGGWV; encoded by the coding sequence ATGCAAGGCGCCATCTATCCAAGCCTCAAGGACCGCACGGTACTGGTGACCGGCGGCGGCTCCGGCATCGGCGAGGCCATCGTCCGCCAGTTCATCGGCCAGGGCGCGCGGGTCGGCTTCATCGACGTCGATGAGAAGGCCTCGCGGCAGTTGGTGGCCGAGCTGCCCGCCGGCGCCGGCGCGCATTTCGAGCACGCCGATCTGCGCGACATCGCCGCCCTGCGCCGCGCAGTCGCGGGCATCCGCGAGGCGCTCGGGCCGATCACGATCCTGGTCAACAACGCCGCCCGCGACGACCGTCATGCGATCGAGGACGTCACGCCGGAATTCTGGGACGAGCGGATCGCCACCAACCTGAAGCACCAGTTCTTCTGCGCCCAGGCGGTTGCGCCCGACATGGTCAAGGCGGGCGGCGGTGCGATCGTCAATATGGGCTCGGTGAGCTGGGTGATCGGCCAGGGCAATATGCCCTGCTACACCACGGCGAAATCGGCGATCCAGGGCCTCACCCGCGGCCTCGCCCGCGATCTCGGGCCGCACAACATCCGGGTCAACTCCATCCTGCCCGGATGGATCATGACGCAGCGGCAGCAGGATAAGTGGTTGACCCCCGAAGGCGTGGCCGAGCTGATGCAGCGCCAGTGCCTCAAGCGCAAGCTGATGCCGGACGAGGTCGCCCGCGTCGTGCTGTTCTTTAGCTCCGACGACAGCGGCGCCTGCACCAACCAGAGCTACATCGTCGACGGCGGCTGGGTCTAA
- a CDS encoding sugar ABC transporter ATP-binding protein, which produces MAETLLELVGISKTYPGVRALDDVNLRVCRGEILGLIGENGAGKSTLMRVLGGVIAPSEGMIRVGGNEHARMTVNEATQAGIAFVHQELNLFENLDVAANVFIGREKLTGGPLKLVDNAEMRARVTPLLARLGADFTPDTLVDNLSIAERQMVEIAKALSIDARVIIMDEPTSSLTISETERLLEVIADLKAHGISVIYISHRLGEIMTCADRVVVLRDGRTVGELARDELSHAAMIRLMIGRDLKSLYTPPKQSPQPGGCDIAGLVTTAFPDREINLSVRRGEILGLAGLVGAGRTSLARAAFGIDPLLGGEIRIDNSSVGVTSPRDAIRQGIYLVPEDRKKSGLVLELPIRENVTLASLLDYARMWLVNGAAERKVAKDQARRLSIKAPTVDMEAVTLSGGNQQKVVLGKWLSMQPRVMFFDEPTRGIDVGAKSEIYVLMRDLADQGVAIVMISSDMEEVIGVSDRVAVMHEGSISGVLEREQFSEYNVLRLAMGQVLETTGAAAQ; this is translated from the coding sequence ATGGCGGAGACGCTGCTCGAGCTCGTCGGGATCAGCAAGACGTATCCGGGGGTCAGGGCCCTGGATGACGTCAATCTGCGTGTGTGCCGCGGCGAGATACTGGGTCTGATCGGCGAGAACGGCGCCGGCAAATCGACGTTGATGCGCGTGCTTGGCGGCGTGATCGCGCCGAGCGAGGGCATGATCCGCGTTGGCGGCAACGAGCATGCCCGCATGACGGTGAACGAGGCGACGCAGGCCGGCATCGCCTTCGTGCATCAGGAGCTGAACCTGTTCGAGAATCTCGACGTCGCGGCCAACGTCTTCATCGGGCGCGAGAAGCTGACCGGCGGTCCGCTCAAGCTGGTGGACAACGCAGAGATGCGCGCGCGCGTCACGCCGCTGCTGGCGCGGCTCGGCGCCGATTTCACGCCGGATACGCTGGTCGACAATCTGTCGATCGCCGAGCGCCAGATGGTGGAGATCGCCAAGGCGCTCTCGATCGACGCCCGCGTCATCATCATGGACGAGCCGACCTCCAGCCTGACCATCTCGGAGACCGAACGGCTGCTCGAGGTGATCGCCGACCTCAAGGCGCACGGCATCTCGGTGATCTACATCTCGCATCGGCTGGGCGAGATCATGACCTGCGCCGACCGCGTCGTGGTGCTGCGCGACGGTCGCACGGTCGGTGAGCTGGCACGGGACGAACTCAGCCATGCCGCAATGATCCGGCTGATGATCGGCCGCGACCTGAAGTCGCTCTACACGCCGCCGAAGCAGTCGCCGCAGCCGGGTGGCTGCGATATCGCGGGCCTGGTCACGACCGCGTTCCCCGATCGCGAAATCAATCTTTCCGTGCGCCGTGGCGAGATCCTCGGCCTGGCCGGGCTGGTCGGTGCCGGCCGCACCTCGCTCGCCCGCGCGGCGTTCGGCATCGACCCGCTGCTGGGAGGCGAGATCAGGATCGACAATTCGTCGGTGGGTGTTACCTCGCCGCGCGACGCGATCAGGCAGGGCATCTATCTGGTGCCGGAGGACCGCAAGAAGTCCGGGCTCGTGCTGGAGCTGCCGATCCGCGAGAACGTGACGCTCGCGAGCCTGCTGGACTATGCGCGGATGTGGCTGGTCAACGGTGCGGCCGAGCGCAAGGTCGCCAAGGACCAGGCGAGACGCCTCTCCATCAAGGCGCCGACCGTCGACATGGAAGCGGTGACGCTGTCCGGCGGCAACCAGCAGAAAGTCGTGCTGGGCAAGTGGCTCTCGATGCAGCCGCGCGTGATGTTCTTCGACGAGCCGACCCGCGGCATCGACGTCGGCGCCAAGAGCGAGATCTACGTGCTGATGCGCGACCTCGCCGACCAGGGCGTGGCCATCGTGATGATCTCCTCGGACATGGAGGAGGTGATCGGCGTCTCCGACCGGGTCGCCGTGATGCATGAAGGCAGCATCAGCGGCGTGCTCGAGCGCGAGCAATTCAGCGAATACAACGTGTTGCGGCTGGCGATGGGCCAGGTACTGGAAACCACGGGAGCCGCCGCGCAATGA